The following proteins come from a genomic window of Malus sylvestris chromosome 4, drMalSylv7.2, whole genome shotgun sequence:
- the LOC126620092 gene encoding pentatricopeptide repeat-containing protein At5g47360-like: MMNLSSIHRFFSSSVGLKNHKLSILNFSTASAAAETVYNHLQKNGGNVEEILASVQVKLDSKYVSQVLQRCYGSRSQMGLRFFIWAGLQSTYRHSYFMYSKACELCEIRIKPSVIFDVLEAYRIEGCSVNLKTFKVVFNLCKEAKLADEALRVLRKMPEFGLRPDTTVYNVVIRLFCDNGDMDMAESLVKEMRLVDLYPDLITYMVLIKGFCNVGRLDNACGLFKVMKEHGCLPNAVVYSALLDGFCRCDNMERALELLKEMEKEGGDCSPNVVTYTSVIQKLCDKGRSTNALVILDRMEACGCAPSRVTVSSLIKGLCVEDRVEEACKLIDRVVAGRSVTYSDCYSSLVVSLARGGKSEEAEKVFRMMVDGRVKPNSLASSIILKKLCLEGQVVEALCLFDELEKMQCLSSIDSDVYSILLVGLCQQKHLVEAAKLARAMLNKGIKLKAPYVDTIAEILKKSGDEELIKNLTRIAR, encoded by the coding sequence ATGATGAACCTTTCTTCAATACATCGGTTCTTCTCCTCCTCAGTCGGCCTGAAAAATCACAAATTATCAATCCTGAACTTCTCTACGGCGTCGGCGGCGGCCGAAACAGTGTACAATCACCTGCAGAAAAATGGTGGCAACGTAGAGGAAATCCTTGCCTCGGTTCAGGTGAAATTGGACTCCAAATATGTAAGTCAGGTTTTACAGAGATGCTATGGTAGCCGTTCCCAAATGGGTCTTAGGTTTTTCATATGGGCAGGTCTTCAATCCACTTATAGGCACAGCTATTTTATGTATAGCAAAGCTTGTGAATTGTGTGAGATTAGGATAAAACCGAGTGTGATTTTCGATGTTTTGGAGGCTTATAGAATTGAAGGGTGCTCTGTTAATCTGAAGACGTTTAAGGTTGTTTTTAATTTGTGTAAAGAAGCTAAGCTTGCTGATGAAGCATTAAGGGTATTAAGGAAAATGCCGGAATTTGGTTTGCGTCCGGATACTACGGTGTATAATGTCGTTATAAGATTGTTTTGTGATAATGGTGATATGGATATGGCTGAAAGTTTGGTGAAGGAGATGCGGTTGGTGGATCTTTATCCCGATTTGATCACGTACATGGTACTGATCAAGGGGTTTTGTAATGTGGGTCGGTTAGATAATGCTTGTGGCTTGTTTAAGGTTATGAAGGAACATGGTTGTTTGCCGAATGCTGTGGTGTACTCGGCACTTCTTGATGGATTTTGTAGGTGTGATAATATGGAGAGAGCTTTGGAGTTATTGAAGGAAATGGAGAAGGAAGGTGGGGATTGTAGTCCTAATGTAGTAACATATACATCTGTGATTCAAAAGCTTTGTGACAAGGGACGGTCCACGAATGCCTTGGTTATTTTGGACCGAATGGAAGCTTGTGGATGTGCCCCAAGTCGCGTTACAGTTAGTTCTCTGATTAAGGGTTTGTGCGTTGAGGATCGAGTTGAAGAGGCTTGTAAGTTGATTGATAGAGTTGTTGCTGGACGTAGTGTCACATATAGTGATTGCTATAGCTCTCTTGTTGTGTCGTTGGCAAGAGGTGGGAAAAGTGAGGAGGCAGAGAAGGTCTTTAGGATGATGGTTGATGGCAGGGTCAAACCAAATAGTTTGGCCTCTAgcattattttgaaaaaacttTGTTTGGAGGGTCAGGTGGTAGAAGCGTTGTGCTTGTTTGATGAACTTGAGAAAATGCAATGCTTGTCTTCCATCGACTCTGATGTGTATTCTATCCTCTTAGTGGGGCTTTGTCAACAAAAGCATTTAGTGGAGGCTGCAAAGCTGGCAAGAGCAATGCTCAATAAAGGAATTAAACTGAAAGCTCCTTATGTTGACACAATAGCTGAGATATTGAAGAAATCCGGAGATGAGGAGTTAATTAAGAATTTGACTAGAATTGCAAGGTGA
- the LOC126618083 gene encoding uncharacterized protein LOC126618083, whose protein sequence is MDNAKQILESVEHCPEDDDDDLVEPPPASKKRKMEKQVAKNGLKAKKAKALKKLVLQHEDLEEVETVVGPEQVANKDETVVAPKLLKGDADDDMIDIQQQEEGNDERTVLDVSEKGDDQTDDEEFEMTLSAWMIKTQIQYKLKNQDDDLADKMQADQEDGAQTDEIGWKPKEDVEDIILDPQQPEKTTRISLHLSLTKKEEPTTFFRENRYVFSWSPFDMLGIDPEIACHKLHVDPAAKQVIQTRRHFAPEQVVIIEAEIDKLLEARFIKEVAHSAWLANVVLVVKKEKGKLRVCVDYTNMNKTCPKDPYLLTMIDLLLASTSENQLLSFLAVYSGYNQIVMYKLDKKKITFMIERGTYCYKVMPFGLNNAKTIYQSEEACNSFRFPANHQPGYWGVHGETSEDGAIHREGTQANNAHTDELAGLSSALNHQLKRLIPMEYLDKLSIEAELAAEVSQQMSTLRYPEGNRQAEASNKTIIDCLKKSLTDKKGK, encoded by the exons ATGGACAAtgcaaaacaaattttggaGTCAGTTGAACATTGCCCagaagatgatgatgacgacCTTGTTGAACCTCCACCTGCATCAAAAAAGAGGAAAATGGAAAAGCAAGTAGCTAAGAATGGACTAAAAGCCAAGAAAGCTAAAGCGTTAAAAAAATTAGTGCTTCAACATGAAGATCTTGAAGAAGTTGAAACGGTAGTGGGACCTGAGCAAGTAGCCAATAAGGATGAAACTGTAGTAGCACCTAAACTTCTAAAAGGTGATGCTGATGACGATATGATTGACATTCAACAGCAAGAAGAGGGTAATGATGAAAGAACTGTTTTAGATGTATCGGAAAAAGGCGATGATCAAACAGATGATGAAGAATTTGAAATGACACTATCTGCATGGATGataaaaacacaaatccaaTATAAGCTAAAAAATCAAGACGATGACCTAGCAGACAAAATG caaGCGGATCAAGAAGATGGCGCTCAAACTGATGAGATAGGATGGAAACCCAAAGAGGACGTCGAAGAtatcattcttgatccccagCAGCCAGAAAAGACGACTAGAATCAGCTTACATCTAAGCCTAACTAAGAAGGAAGAACCCACGACTTTCTTTAGGGAAAACCGATACGTCTTTTCATGGTCACCTTTCGACATGCTTGGCATCGATCCTGAGATAGCTTGCCATAAGTTGCACGTCGACCCTGCTGCCAAGCAGGTGATCCAAACGAGAAGACATTTCGCACCCGAGCAAGTAGTGATCATCGAGGCAGAAATTGACAAGCTACTGGAGGCCAGATTCATAAAAGAGGTAGCACACTCAGCATGGCTTGCCAATGTCGTGCTAGTcgtgaagaaagagaagggcaaaTTGAGGGTATGCGTAGACTACACTAACATGAACAAAACATGCCCAAAAGATCCTTATCTGCTTACCATGATTGATCTATTGCTAGCTTCAACTTCTGAAAACCAGCTGCTCAGCTTCTTGGCCGTATACTCTGGCTACAACCAAATAGTTATGTACAAGCTCGACAAGAAGAAAATCACGTTCATGATCGAACGAGGcacctactgctacaaggttaTGCCTTTTGGCCTCAATAACGCAAAAACCATttaccaaag TGAAGAAGCTTGCAATTCATtccgattcccagctaatcaccaacCAGGCTATTGGGGAGTACATGGCGAAACATCTGAAGATGGCGCAATACATAGAGAAGGTACACAAGCAAACAACGCTCACACGGATGAGCTAGCCGGCTTAAGCTCTGCCCTCAATCACCAACTTAAACGCTTGATTCCGATGGAGTATCTAGACAAGCTAAGCATAGAGGCAGAGCTGGCAGCTgaggtgtcacag CAAATGTCCACGCTGAGATATCCTGAAGGCAATAGGCAGgctgaagcatccaacaagacaaTCATCGATTGCCTTaagaaatccctcaccgacaagaagggaaaatga